Proteins encoded by one window of Candidatus Bathyarchaeota archaeon:
- a CDS encoding NYN domain-containing protein has product MGKAVVLIDGGYLAKVLEVKGRPPFNFEKFSDLLCSRASCERIRTYYYHCRPYQSDPPTPAEKTKYSEFSKFEAYLKKIPRLDFRPGRLQRIGTTFKQKGVDVCLSVDLVKLSCKGIIDKAILITGDSDFVPAVNVAKEEGIVTILYYSKTPPMYVHNELLDACDETYEITQDILDQSK; this is encoded by the coding sequence ATGGGCAAAGCGGTCGTACTTATTGATGGCGGCTACCTAGCGAAAGTTTTAGAAGTAAAAGGCAGACCGCCCTTTAACTTTGAAAAGTTCTCAGATTTACTTTGCAGCAGAGCAAGTTGTGAACGAATAAGGACTTATTATTACCACTGCCGACCATACCAAAGTGACCCACCAACACCTGCTGAAAAAACAAAATATTCAGAATTTTCCAAGTTCGAAGCATATCTAAAGAAGATACCCCGACTAGATTTCAGACCTGGAAGACTACAACGTATCGGAACTACCTTTAAACAAAAAGGTGTAGACGTTTGTTTATCAGTTGATTTAGTCAAACTTTCTTGCAAAGGAATTATCGACAAGGCAATATTAATCACTGGAGACAGCGACTTCGTCCCAGCAGTCAACGTTGCGAAAGAAGAAGGCATTGTAACGATTCTTTACTACTCTAAAACCCCTCCAATGTATGTGCATAATGAACTCCTAGACGCATGCGACGAAACTTACGAAATAACTCAAGATATACTTGACCAATCCAAGTAA
- a CDS encoding type II/IV secretion system ATPase subunit produces the protein MRSLFGKKKQVVVTEETPQNAEPEKSRSFRLKKPKTKPQEQPAVAMLEPEALLPADVEILETYPINPPFSYINIVRDLIKGNVTYTVVEPTLSPTDIVNLKRLKGILNEVLELKLTELQTKKAASDYLVQRCNEIFDQYAFKLDAETRKKLIYFILRDNIGFGKIDALMGDQLIEDISCDGVNVPLYIWHRKFESIPTNIKFDTAEELDSFALRLAYMCGSHVSIAQPLLDASLPDGSRINLTYGSEVTRKGSTFTIRKFKLDPFTVTDLVKFESLSPEMAAFFWYAVENRVSILVAGGIAAGKTTLLNCLSMFIKPDLKVVSIEDTPELNLPHENWIPAATRTHFGLSTETADVTLFDLLKASLRQRPDYIIVGEIRGAEAYTLFQAVSTGHLGMSTVHAESVESTVYRLESAPMNIPRTLIAGIDIILVQKRVETAGKPVRKTVATSEIVGLDPRSGEILTNEVYRWNPTNDTFDYTGRSYILEKIAEKKGVTTEEATEELQRRAKVIEWMVKKNVRNYRDVSNIIRSYLENPNRILQEVAKDE, from the coding sequence ATGAGAAGTCTGTTCGGCAAGAAAAAACAGGTTGTCGTAACGGAGGAAACTCCGCAAAACGCAGAACCTGAAAAAAGTAGATCTTTTAGGCTCAAAAAGCCCAAGACTAAACCTCAAGAGCAGCCAGCAGTAGCAATGCTGGAACCCGAGGCTTTGTTGCCTGCTGACGTAGAAATCTTAGAGACTTACCCGATTAATCCTCCCTTCAGTTACATAAACATCGTCCGAGACCTCATAAAAGGAAACGTAACCTACACAGTAGTAGAACCCACACTTTCCCCAACAGATATTGTGAATCTCAAGCGCCTAAAAGGCATCCTAAACGAAGTTTTAGAATTAAAATTAACCGAATTACAAACCAAAAAAGCAGCATCCGACTACCTAGTGCAAAGATGCAACGAAATCTTTGACCAATACGCCTTCAAACTGGATGCTGAAACTAGAAAAAAACTAATCTACTTCATCCTAAGGGACAACATCGGCTTTGGAAAAATCGACGCCCTCATGGGCGACCAACTAATCGAAGACATCTCCTGCGACGGAGTCAACGTACCACTGTACATTTGGCACCGCAAATTCGAATCAATCCCAACAAACATAAAATTCGACACAGCCGAAGAACTAGACTCATTCGCCCTACGATTAGCCTACATGTGCGGAAGCCACGTATCAATAGCCCAACCACTACTCGACGCAAGCCTACCCGACGGCAGCAGAATCAACCTAACCTACGGCAGCGAAGTCACACGCAAAGGCTCAACCTTCACCATAAGAAAATTCAAACTCGACCCCTTCACAGTCACAGACCTAGTCAAATTCGAAAGCCTCTCACCAGAAATGGCAGCCTTCTTCTGGTACGCCGTAGAAAACCGCGTATCCATACTCGTAGCAGGAGGAATCGCCGCAGGCAAAACCACACTACTAAACTGCTTAAGCATGTTCATCAAACCAGACCTAAAAGTCGTATCAATCGAAGACACACCCGAACTGAACCTACCACACGAAAACTGGATTCCAGCAGCAACCCGAACACACTTCGGACTATCAACAGAAACCGCAGACGTAACACTCTTTGACCTGCTTAAGGCTTCGTTAAGACAAAGACCAGACTACATCATCGTAGGCGAAATCAGAGGCGCCGAAGCCTACACACTATTCCAAGCCGTCAGCACAGGACACCTAGGCATGTCCACCGTCCACGCAGAATCAGTAGAATCCACCGTGTACAGACTAGAATCAGCACCCATGAACATCCCACGAACACTCATCGCAGGCATCGACATCATCCTCGTCCAAAAACGAGTAGAAACCGCAGGCAAACCAGTCAGAAAAACAGTCGCCACATCAGAAATCGTTGGCCTTGACCCACGCTCAGGCGAAATCCTAACAAACGAAGTCTACCGATGGAACCCAACCAACGACACCTTCGATTACACTGGAAGAAGCTACATCCTAGAAAAAATCGCTGAAAAGAAAGGCGTAACAACCGAGGAAGCAACCGAAGAACTGCAAAGAAGAGCCAAAGTAATCGAGTGGATGGTTAAAAAGAACGTGCGCAACTACCGAGACGTCTCCAACATAATCAGGTCCTACCTTGAGAATCCTAATCGCATCCTACAAGAGGTAGCGAAGGATGAATAA
- a CDS encoding RAD55 family ATPase, whose product MKLIKTGIAGLDEFLTGGLPPRILLLTGTPGSGNEIFAKQIAYTRAKQNPITYFTVNTSFDSIREDMNAYNWDITPLETNGNWKFKTLQKTNDLAQTITEEIKQKRTIILDSLSEVLFTRKTQEAIDLLTEMSHQNKNTENFHLLLLTEGMQDPNAETAMQHFAEGVINFNTTWTTDNTKRDILIRKLKGSFIPNRRLPYSITKKGFVIETATRIS is encoded by the coding sequence ATGAAACTAATCAAAACAGGCATCGCAGGCCTAGACGAATTCCTAACAGGCGGACTCCCACCCAGAATCCTACTCCTCACAGGCACACCAGGCTCAGGAAACGAAATCTTCGCCAAACAAATCGCCTACACAAGAGCCAAACAAAACCCCATAACATACTTCACCGTAAACACATCATTCGACAGCATAAGAGAAGACATGAACGCCTACAACTGGGACATAACACCATTAGAAACCAACGGAAACTGGAAATTCAAAACCCTACAAAAAACAAACGACCTCGCACAAACCATAACCGAAGAAATCAAACAAAAAAGAACCATAATCCTCGACTCACTCTCAGAAGTCCTCTTCACACGCAAAACCCAAGAAGCAATAGACCTCCTCACCGAAATGAGCCACCAAAACAAAAACACCGAAAACTTCCACCTACTCCTCCTAACCGAAGGCATGCAAGACCCAAACGCAGAAACAGCCATGCAACACTTCGCCGAAGGCGTCATAAACTTCAACACAACATGGACAACCGACAACACAAAAAGAGACATACTCATCAGAAAACTCAAAGGCTCATTCATCCCAAACCGCAGACTACCCTACTCCATAACCAAAAAAGGCTTCGTCATCGAAACAGCCACAAGAATCTCATAA
- a CDS encoding type II secretion system F family protein, with translation MNKQLLALFLTLSNHVPYFFTSKLENLREKLAKASIKITFQAYIGLIAFASLLAGVITLVLSLLFSSIALPILSAIVLSIFTGFISAMLAAVTCILYPSLAISSRARKIDANLPLTANFMAVLASSGMPPERIFRSLANVGDEFGVGAEMRRTIGDIELLGLDLNGALKNASKRSPSKRFAALLDGVVTTSHMGGDLASYLRDESDKFKKARMSSMKSFLESLGGMAEVYVSFMIALPLALVVMLTIMSFLGGGAAMMGNLDPEVVLTLLTFVVTPAGVGMMILLVDSMTPPR, from the coding sequence ATGAATAAGCAACTACTGGCACTATTTCTCACCTTATCAAACCACGTTCCTTACTTTTTTACCTCAAAACTAGAGAACCTCAGAGAAAAATTAGCTAAAGCCAGTATCAAAATCACCTTCCAAGCATACATCGGACTAATTGCATTCGCCTCGCTCCTAGCAGGCGTCATAACATTAGTATTGAGCTTACTATTTTCATCCATAGCCCTTCCCATTCTCTCAGCAATAGTGCTGTCGATTTTTACAGGATTCATCTCGGCCATGCTTGCAGCAGTCACATGCATACTGTACCCTTCACTTGCCATATCCTCAAGAGCAAGAAAAATAGATGCAAACCTACCTCTAACCGCCAACTTTATGGCAGTTCTTGCAAGCTCAGGAATGCCTCCCGAACGAATCTTCAGGTCACTAGCAAACGTAGGAGACGAATTCGGCGTAGGCGCCGAAATGCGAAGAACCATCGGCGACATCGAACTGTTAGGCTTAGACCTCAACGGCGCATTAAAAAATGCTTCCAAGCGTTCCCCTTCTAAACGCTTTGCCGCCTTACTTGACGGAGTAGTCACTACCTCACACATGGGCGGCGACTTAGCATCGTATTTGCGTGATGAATCAGACAAATTCAAGAAAGCCCGCATGTCTTCCATGAAGAGCTTCTTAGAATCCTTAGGCGGCATGGCAGAGGTTTACGTCAGCTTCATGATTGCCCTGCCACTGGCCCTTGTAGTCATGCTAACGATAATGTCATTTTTAGGCGGCGGCGCCGCCATGATGGGCAACTTAGACCCCGAAGTTGTTTTAACACTTCTAACTTTTGTCGTTACACCCGCTGGCGTAGGCATGATGATACTGCTGGTTGACTCAATGACTCCACCGAGGTAA
- a CDS encoding type II secretion system F family protein: protein MRKISLKTRKIVAATSVVAVLATVLLLFILWPDTIVYANELFFFSILAVIIPSAILDYENQRWLEAIEDQMPLLVRGVAESQETGLTLIKAFEKVVDNRMVGRPLADEVRKITVQMSWGTSFEDALTNFKENINSPIVNRFCALVLEASRSGGTIKKVFTATSGFMEEMKEIDKETSAQMKPYVVIVYAAFFVFIVTSILLVQSFFAPMQGAPQIMNQVSIGSISGFKDFFYRDMLVSAVTGGLMAGKLGERRVAGGLKHAIILSVVGYVLFFFTIPPNWMGG from the coding sequence ATGCGCAAGATTTCACTAAAAACCAGAAAGATTGTTGCGGCTACTTCGGTGGTTGCCGTTCTTGCAACAGTGCTTTTGCTGTTTATCCTGTGGCCTGACACGATTGTTTACGCTAATGAATTGTTCTTCTTTTCAATCTTAGCAGTTATTATTCCCTCTGCGATTTTGGATTATGAGAATCAGCGGTGGCTTGAAGCTATCGAAGACCAGATGCCGCTGCTGGTGCGCGGAGTAGCCGAGTCACAGGAGACTGGCTTGACGCTGATTAAAGCATTTGAGAAAGTCGTAGATAACCGCATGGTCGGGCGTCCCTTGGCTGATGAGGTGCGTAAGATTACGGTTCAGATGTCATGGGGAACATCGTTTGAGGATGCTTTGACTAACTTTAAAGAAAACATTAATTCGCCGATTGTAAATCGGTTCTGCGCCTTGGTTTTAGAAGCCAGCCGCTCAGGAGGCACCATAAAGAAAGTGTTCACTGCCACATCTGGCTTCATGGAGGAAATGAAGGAGATCGATAAGGAAACCAGCGCTCAGATGAAACCTTACGTGGTTATTGTTTACGCAGCGTTCTTTGTGTTCATCGTAACGTCGATTCTGCTGGTGCAGTCGTTTTTTGCTCCCATGCAAGGCGCACCGCAGATTATGAATCAAGTTTCCATCGGCAGCATCAGCGGGTTTAAAGATTTCTTTTACCGAGATATGCTTGTGTCTGCGGTGACGGGCGGGTTGATGGCTGGCAAACTTGGCGAGCGCCGTGTGGCTGGCGGGTTAAAACACGCGATTATTCTTAGTGTGGTGGGGTACGTGCTGTTCTTTTTTACGATTCCGCCGAATTGGATGGGAGGTTGA